A region of the Nitrospirota bacterium genome:
TTTCAGTCCTTCTCAGTTGAATCTCTTTCTGAAGTTCGCCTACCTTCTTCTGATATTCCATATACTTTCTCTGTAACTGTTCTTCTTTATCCTGTTTTGCCTCAGGACTCAGGACAGCACCCTGTTTGGATAAATCCTCTTCAAGTTTTTTAAGTTCAGTCTCTTCGATATCAACTATCTTCTGCCTGCTTTGCACGTATTCATTTAAAGACTCTTTCACCCGCTGTCCTAATGTACTCTCATCCAGCACCTTTTGTGCATCAACATACCCAATCTTAAACTCCTCAGCCCTTACCGGAGATGCAGTAAATGCATAGATAATCATCCCTGTTACTGCTGTGAATGCAAACACTTTTTTGATTCCACTGATTTTCATATACTCTCCTTTCTTGTTTTAGAACTCGTTAACCCCACCCTCACCCTGACCCTCTCCCTGAGGGAGAGGGAAATATAGTTACAAAACACCCTCAAGCAAAGGGATGGGAATTGTCTCTTTTATCTAACTTCTTGTTCTTACATTCTGCTTCTTATCAGCCTTTAAAACAGTGTCCCGATCGAAAACTCCCAGATCCCTTGCCTTTCACCCGGTTTTGGTTTCAGATTGTATCCCCACTCAAGACGTAATGGGCCGATAGGGGAGAGCCACCGGAATCCTCCGCCGACGCTTGTTCTCAGGTCTGATAATGCAACACTGTCATCTTTCCCAAAACCTGACCCTGCATCATAAAACAGGACACCATTAATTCTGGCCTCTTTTACAAGAGGGATAATATATTCAGCATTAATAATTAATTCTTTATCAGCGCCGAGAAGGTCACCTGTTTTAGGATCAATCGTAGAAGTTGTAGAAGCCTTGCCGTAATCAAAGCCTCTTACAGTGTAAATACCTCCCACATAAAATCTTTCATTTGCAGGAAATTCATTTCCCCTAAGGCCCTGACCGGCTGCATACCTGCCGTGTACCATGAATGCTGAATCTAATACAAGAGGG
Encoded here:
- a CDS encoding OmpH family outer membrane protein — its product is MKISGIKKVFAFTAVTGMIIYAFTASPVRAEEFKIGYVDAQKVLDESTLGQRVKESLNEYVQSRQKIVDIEETELKKLEEDLSKQGAVLSPEAKQDKEEQLQRKYMEYQKKVGELQKEIQLRRTEKLEEFNKNLEKIVKIFGEKDGYSMILNNPASNTVMYSKPSLDLTEQLIKEIDKNITKEAPKTEKDK